TGTGCATACGTCGTCAATCAGAACAAAATTCAGGCCGCGCACTGTTTTGGTCTCGGCGGCAAAGGCTCCGGTCATGTTGGCCTGACGAGCCTGGGCTGTCTTGCCCACCTGTGATTCGGTGGCGCGCACGCGGCGCAAAGCGGCCGGCCAGACCGGCAGGCCCCGTTGCGCTCCCACGTGGCGGGCCAACAGTTCGGCCTGGTTGAAACCGCGCTGGCGCAGGCGATCGGGGGCCAGGGGAACCGGGATTAAGATTGAGTCGCCGGGGAAGATGGCCGGCCAGTGCGGGGAGATCAATCGGGCGAGCGCCTCGCTCAGGGGCGGGTTGTGTTTGTATTTGAGGCCGTGAACCGCCCGGCGCAACGGCCCGGCGTGAAAGGCCAGCGCCCGCAGACCGTTCCCGGCAAAAGCAACACGCCAACACTGTTCACATTGAACAGTTGTCGGCGTGTGTTTGGGATACCCGCACTTCTGACACATCGGTTCAGAAATATATTCAATTTCAGCGCGGCATTGCGCGCACAGCCGCTCGCCGGCCCGGTTGCAATTCTGGCAACGCGGCGGCAAAACCAAATCGAG
This Chloroflexota bacterium DNA region includes the following protein-coding sequences:
- a CDS encoding ComF family protein, which translates into the protein MAVPSLKIGYTDHLRVIAERAWWASLDLVLPPRCQNCNRAGERLCAQCRAEIEYISEPMCQKCGYPKHTPTTVQCEQCWRVAFAGNGLRALAFHAGPLRRAVHGLKYKHNPPLSEALARLISPHWPAIFPGDSILIPVPLAPDRLRQRGFNQAELLARHVGAQRGLPVWPAALRRVRATESQVGKTAQARQANMTGAFAAETKTVRGLNFVLIDDVCTTGATLGACAQALLEGGAAQVWAYTLTRARHDSAD